The following are encoded together in the bacterium genome:
- a CDS encoding class I SAM-dependent methyltransferase, which produces MSFSPLPDAFQTDLRSSSTGLTVELGCGDGRFTRILDAAGARVVMSDRIRSDVFAPGHGVLADAAAPPFREVTLMVAANLLRHLWDKLGRSSPTDAWIDCLAAGGCLYIFEDEPAEQPGPARNYRDLQELLAQIVPWRKGLLAKREFERFAANGVRPGAWTFGLTKNQFSPAGRHDVLSLLVDERGVIANDAAALVRKVAEEGIDYGHYWWARYEREWI; this is translated from the coding sequence ATGTCGTTCTCACCTCTTCCCGACGCGTTCCAGACTGACCTGAGAAGCTCGTCGACAGGCCTGACCGTCGAGCTCGGCTGTGGCGACGGCCGGTTCACGCGTATCCTGGACGCGGCGGGGGCCCGGGTGGTGATGTCCGATCGAATCCGCAGCGACGTGTTCGCGCCGGGTCATGGGGTGCTTGCCGACGCAGCCGCGCCGCCGTTCAGGGAAGTGACCCTCATGGTCGCCGCCAACCTGTTGCGGCACCTCTGGGACAAGTTGGGACGATCCAGCCCGACGGATGCCTGGATCGACTGCTTGGCCGCCGGCGGATGTTTGTATATCTTCGAGGACGAGCCGGCCGAGCAGCCGGGTCCTGCCCGCAACTACCGGGACCTGCAGGAACTGCTCGCGCAAATCGTCCCTTGGCGGAAAGGTCTGCTCGCCAAGCGGGAATTCGAGCGGTTCGCGGCGAATGGCGTACGACCCGGAGCCTGGACATTCGGTCTGACGAAGAATCAATTCTCGCCGGCCGGACGCCATGATGTGTTATCATTATTGGTGGATGAACGGGGAGTCATTGCGAATGACGCCGCAGCCTTGGTCCGCAAAGTCGCTGAGGAGGGCATCGACTACGGACATTACTGGTGGGCTCGGTATGAACGAGAGTGGATTTGA
- a CDS encoding undecaprenyl/decaprenyl-phosphate alpha-N-acetylglucosaminyl 1-phosphate transferase has translation MAIFISFFVTLYILDDLVLTEPLPWSWLAALGGSGLAIMALGVGDDRFHIHAEKKLYGQLLVILGLMVMGQRLTTVVLPLAGAVDLGGWAWPVTLLWYLGFINSMNLIDGLDGLASGIGVIATICIAAVAFVMGDFFSLLFASTLGGASLAFLYWNVSRRKIFLGDSGSMWMGLVLASLLMHLGQRNGVSLLLLLAPMVVPIWDTGTTIIRRYRKRASIFEADDYHLHHRLVRLGFQPGSTVRLLLLITAGSVLFALSDSLSIPWLGLPALACCLWPVQIWVDRRRREDSGPALDFFSELLFVLGLDDKVEDTFRRRRRQVAEIIDIQAERNKVSRVMTAAAGSRAPAEVVDHPGELESIARAASVPADEPETGPDNVVLTSSRRVPD, from the coding sequence ATGGCCATCTTTATCTCCTTCTTCGTCACCCTGTACATCCTCGACGACCTGGTCCTGACCGAACCGCTGCCCTGGTCCTGGCTGGCGGCTCTGGGCGGATCCGGACTCGCCATCATGGCCCTCGGCGTCGGCGACGACCGATTCCACATACACGCCGAGAAGAAACTCTACGGGCAGCTGCTGGTGATCCTGGGCCTGATGGTCATGGGCCAGCGTCTGACCACGGTCGTCCTGCCCCTGGCCGGAGCGGTTGATCTTGGCGGTTGGGCCTGGCCGGTGACCCTGCTCTGGTACCTGGGATTCATCAACTCCATGAACCTCATAGACGGACTGGACGGCCTAGCCAGCGGCATCGGCGTGATAGCCACCATTTGCATCGCGGCCGTGGCGTTCGTGATGGGTGATTTCTTTTCCCTGCTCTTCGCCTCCACGCTGGGGGGCGCCTCGCTCGCCTTCCTGTACTGGAACGTGAGCAGGCGCAAGATCTTCCTGGGCGATTCGGGCAGCATGTGGATGGGACTGGTGCTGGCGAGCCTCCTGATGCATCTCGGGCAACGCAACGGCGTCTCGCTGCTATTGTTGCTGGCGCCGATGGTCGTGCCCATCTGGGACACCGGCACTACCATCATCCGTCGCTACCGCAAGCGCGCCTCGATCTTCGAGGCGGACGACTACCACCTTCACCATCGACTGGTCAGGCTCGGATTCCAGCCCGGCAGCACCGTCAGGCTCCTGCTGCTCATCACGGCCGGATCGGTCCTTTTCGCCCTGTCCGATTCGCTGTCAATTCCCTGGTTGGGTTTACCGGCCCTCGCGTGCTGTCTGTGGCCCGTGCAGATCTGGGTCGATCGCCGGCGGCGCGAGGATTCGGGTCCTGCGCTCGATTTCTTCAGCGAGTTGCTGTTCGTGCTCGGTCTGGACGACAAGGTCGAGGACACCTTCCGGCGCCGACGCCGCCAGGTCGCTGAGATCATCGATATCCAGGCGGAGCGCAACAAGGTCTCGCGCGTGATGACGGCCGCCGCCGGTTCACGCGCGCCGGCCGAAGTGGTCGACCACCCCGGTGAACTGGAGTCGATCGCGAGAGCGGCCTCCGTACCTGCAGACGAACCGGAGACGGGCCCGGACAATGTCGTTCTCACCTCTTCCCGACGCGTTCCAGACTGA
- a CDS encoding glycosyltransferase family 4 protein: protein MNPGPLIVIDGQVASPPCTGVPWSVVELVRALSASERGARFVLTTDHPELYPFLDRAREWRMVACGAGSGTLARVKWTQLGLPRLAGRLGADVLHVPTFPTPVLAPCPVLVTIHDVAFRLHPRTVEPLRRWGYRLLLPLSLARSEVVIVNSHNTGRELAELYPRAAAKIEVTRFGTPQWVTGREPPPLRGPEAPFLFIGALEPRKNLSRILDAFVGFRREAAASAAGRGLPRLVIVGADGWCNTGLVNKLRRTSEDGSVEIVGHCDREELWQRMISARVLLFPSLHEGFGFPILEAMAARLPVITSNRGAMREVAGEAALLVDPDSTGEISRAMMRLWRDDDLAGRMAVAGLEHCRTWDWQATAERTFAAFQRILSRRHLVTK from the coding sequence GTGAACCCCGGACCGCTGATCGTCATCGACGGACAGGTGGCGAGTCCGCCCTGCACGGGCGTCCCCTGGTCCGTGGTGGAATTGGTGCGCGCGCTGTCGGCGTCCGAGCGCGGCGCCCGCTTCGTGTTGACCACCGATCATCCCGAACTGTACCCGTTTCTCGACCGGGCGAGAGAATGGCGCATGGTCGCGTGCGGTGCCGGGTCGGGCACCCTGGCGCGTGTGAAATGGACGCAGCTGGGTTTGCCGAGACTGGCCGGCAGGCTCGGCGCGGACGTCCTCCACGTACCGACCTTTCCGACCCCGGTGCTCGCGCCCTGTCCCGTGCTGGTCACGATCCACGACGTCGCCTTTCGCCTTCATCCCCGAACCGTGGAGCCGCTGCGACGCTGGGGGTATCGTCTGCTGTTGCCCTTGTCTCTGGCCCGGTCGGAAGTCGTTATCGTCAATTCGCACAATACCGGGCGCGAGCTGGCGGAACTCTACCCGCGCGCGGCCGCCAAGATCGAGGTGACAAGGTTCGGGACACCCCAGTGGGTCACCGGGCGTGAGCCGCCGCCCCTGCGGGGACCCGAAGCGCCTTTTCTGTTCATCGGCGCCCTGGAACCCCGGAAGAACCTGTCGCGCATTCTGGACGCTTTCGTCGGCTTCAGGCGGGAAGCGGCCGCTTCTGCCGCTGGCCGCGGCCTGCCCCGGTTGGTAATCGTTGGAGCCGACGGTTGGTGTAATACGGGATTGGTCAACAAGTTGCGCAGGACATCTGAGGACGGCTCCGTCGAAATCGTCGGACATTGTGACCGTGAAGAACTGTGGCAACGCATGATTTCGGCCCGAGTCTTGCTCTTCCCATCCTTGCATGAGGGTTTCGGATTTCCGATCTTGGAAGCAATGGCCGCTCGGCTGCCGGTGATCACTTCGAATCGAGGCGCGATGCGCGAAGTGGCCGGCGAGGCGGCCTTGCTGGTAGATCCGGATTCCACCGGGGAGATATCTCGAGCCATGATGCGTCTCTGGCGGGACGATGACCTCGCCGGGCGCATGGCGGTCGCCGGCCTCGAGCATTGCCGCACCTGGGACTGGCAGGCCACGGCGGAAAGGACGTTTGCTGCATTCCAGAGGATATTGAGTCGGCGACATCTTGTGACTAAATAA
- a CDS encoding O-antigen ligase family protein: MTRGSGTDRLADWSTLACLATLPWIGLCVARATTGRDLGAGFQPAYLLLAVAVVASWSSGAYGKGRAAKAVPAPWIWSLALLAILLSAVGVWRSPGLATPQEAWARYGRQLTQWLLMSAFALHLAVWLRGETRWRQALIALMAGLSFQFLYGAWQVVDFYGPGTVFAGLDSLFTSNPAVLSGSGELYLGRDFVGIPRVRGTACEPLYLGNYVLALLPWTILLASGRRRLFWLPAAGVILLFSTWSRGAWLAVVPGIVVGLICLRRSGGLRIAPKPWRALAGAGILVLVAYVLTDGQVFALMAQRVRQSVNMEDWSNLTRLYSMQAAWRAFLLQPIFGIGWGQYGYHFALLVDPMGLQSQFAWPVVNNYPLAVLCETGLFGFAAFVCGMIALAGRVWRSLAPRQVAEGRSLPIAQRRLVAATVGVTAVWFQLLTFSQYNLPHIWVSLGLLLAALSGGDKPSEAGEGRS; the protein is encoded by the coding sequence ATGACGCGCGGATCCGGTACCGACCGGCTCGCGGACTGGTCCACCCTGGCCTGCCTGGCGACCCTGCCCTGGATCGGGCTCTGCGTTGCCCGGGCGACGACGGGCCGGGATCTGGGCGCGGGATTCCAGCCGGCCTACCTGTTGCTCGCCGTGGCCGTCGTCGCCTCCTGGTCCAGTGGAGCCTACGGCAAGGGACGCGCGGCGAAGGCGGTTCCTGCGCCCTGGATCTGGTCCCTGGCCCTGTTGGCGATCCTCCTTTCGGCCGTCGGCGTCTGGCGCTCGCCCGGATTGGCGACACCACAGGAGGCGTGGGCCAGGTACGGCCGCCAGCTGACGCAGTGGCTGTTGATGTCCGCCTTCGCCCTGCATCTGGCCGTCTGGCTGCGCGGGGAGACCCGCTGGCGCCAGGCCTTGATCGCGCTGATGGCGGGCCTGTCGTTCCAGTTCCTCTACGGTGCCTGGCAGGTGGTGGACTTCTACGGTCCGGGCACCGTCTTCGCCGGCTTGGACTCCCTCTTCACATCCAATCCAGCCGTCTTGTCGGGTTCGGGGGAATTGTACTTGGGCCGGGATTTCGTGGGTATTCCGCGTGTGAGGGGCACCGCCTGCGAGCCCCTGTATCTTGGCAACTACGTCCTGGCGCTGCTGCCGTGGACGATCCTGCTTGCCAGCGGGCGCCGCAGGTTGTTCTGGCTGCCCGCGGCCGGCGTTATCCTGCTGTTTTCGACATGGTCACGCGGGGCGTGGCTGGCGGTCGTTCCCGGCATCGTTGTCGGCTTGATCTGCCTGCGGCGCTCGGGCGGTCTGCGCATAGCACCGAAGCCTTGGCGCGCCTTGGCGGGTGCCGGCATCCTGGTGCTCGTCGCCTACGTCCTGACGGATGGGCAGGTCTTCGCGCTGATGGCGCAGCGGGTCCGGCAATCGGTCAACATGGAGGACTGGTCCAACCTCACCCGCCTGTATTCGATGCAGGCGGCCTGGCGCGCTTTCCTGCTGCAGCCGATCTTCGGTATCGGATGGGGGCAATATGGCTATCATTTCGCCTTGTTGGTCGATCCGATGGGCCTGCAGAGCCAGTTCGCCTGGCCCGTAGTCAACAACTATCCACTGGCGGTCCTCTGCGAGACGGGCCTGTTCGGTTTCGCGGCGTTCGTATGCGGGATGATTGCCCTGGCCGGTCGCGTCTGGCGCTCACTGGCTCCCCGACAGGTGGCGGAGGGACGGTCGCTCCCGATCGCACAGCGACGGCTGGTGGCCGCCACCGTGGGCGTGACTGCCGTCTGGTTCCAACTCCTGACGTTCTCCCAGTACAACCTGCCGCACATCTGGGTGTCCTTGGGCCTGTTGCTGGCGGCGCTGTCTGGCGGCGACAAGCCTTCCGAGGCCGGGGAGGGGCGGTCGTGA
- the glnA gene encoding type I glutamate--ammonia ligase: protein MSHTENSYSRGFERGVIASENERQALLEKMRKDKVRFLRLMFSDIQGCNKNVEVPESQFEKSLRGEIMFDGSSIEGFSRIEESDMLLVPDLRSYVTFPFEEIQGKVARLICDVYNADHSPFAGCPRLTLRRTIAKLDRMGLRPVCGPEVEFFLFERDRNGEPTVRTHDAGGYFDLLPVDLGEEARRDIVNVLEAIGFEIEAAHHEVAPGQHEIDFKYADALQSADDVMTFKMVVKKIALDYGLHATFMPKPIYGINGSGMHTHQSLFRGDENVFYDPEKEYQLSDLARFYIGGILKHARAFVAVTNPLVNSYKRLVPGFEAPVNVAWSERNRSPLARVPERRGVGTRVEVRIPDPSCNPYLAFAVMLASGHDGIVNQTDCGAPVNKNIFAMSDREKRRLKITQLPGNLSEALAFLKKDAIMRETLGEHVWHQIITHHEGIWAEYISQVHEWELKRYLMSH, encoded by the coding sequence ATGTCCCACACGGAGAACAGCTACTCGCGGGGTTTCGAAAGGGGTGTCATAGCGTCCGAGAACGAGCGTCAGGCGCTCCTGGAGAAGATGCGCAAGGACAAGGTCAGGTTCCTCAGGCTGATGTTCTCGGACATCCAGGGCTGCAACAAGAACGTGGAAGTGCCGGAATCCCAGTTCGAGAAGTCCCTGCGGGGCGAGATCATGTTCGACGGCTCGTCCATCGAGGGCTTCTCTCGGATCGAGGAGTCGGACATGCTCCTGGTCCCGGATCTGCGGAGTTACGTCACCTTCCCCTTCGAGGAGATCCAGGGCAAGGTGGCGCGTCTGATCTGCGACGTGTACAACGCCGATCACTCACCCTTCGCCGGCTGTCCGCGGCTCACCCTGCGACGCACCATCGCCAAGCTGGACAGGATGGGCCTGCGGCCGGTCTGCGGCCCGGAAGTCGAGTTCTTCCTCTTCGAGAGGGACCGCAACGGAGAACCGACGGTACGCACGCATGATGCCGGCGGTTATTTCGACCTGCTGCCCGTGGACCTCGGCGAGGAAGCTCGGCGCGACATCGTGAACGTGCTCGAGGCTATCGGCTTCGAGATCGAGGCGGCCCACCACGAGGTGGCGCCGGGCCAGCACGAGATCGACTTCAAGTACGCCGACGCTCTGCAATCGGCCGACGACGTGATGACCTTCAAGATGGTCGTCAAGAAGATCGCCCTGGACTACGGCCTGCACGCGACCTTCATGCCCAAGCCCATCTATGGCATCAACGGCTCGGGCATGCATACCCACCAGTCACTGTTCCGCGGCGACGAGAACGTGTTCTACGACCCCGAGAAAGAGTATCAGCTCAGCGACCTGGCGCGCTTCTACATCGGCGGGATACTGAAGCATGCCCGGGCTTTCGTGGCGGTCACCAATCCGCTGGTGAACTCCTACAAGCGTCTGGTGCCGGGCTTCGAGGCGCCGGTCAACGTGGCCTGGTCCGAACGGAACCGGTCGCCGCTGGCGCGCGTCCCTGAACGCCGGGGCGTGGGCACGCGGGTCGAGGTGCGCATACCGGATCCCAGCTGCAATCCCTACCTGGCTTTCGCGGTGATGCTGGCGTCCGGACACGACGGCATCGTCAACCAGACCGATTGCGGCGCACCCGTCAACAAGAATATCTTCGCCATGAGCGATCGCGAGAAACGCCGCTTGAAGATCACGCAGTTGCCGGGCAACCTCTCCGAAGCGCTCGCTTTCCTGAAGAAGGATGCGATCATGCGGGAAACCCTTGGCGAACACGTCTGGCATCAGATCATCACGCACCACGAGGGCATCTGGGCCGAGTACATCTCGCAAGTGCACGAATGGGAGTTGAAACGCTATCTCATGTCGCATTGA
- a CDS encoding PhoH family protein, with product MTGRCFLLDTNVLLHDSTALEAFEEHHIVITVDVLEELDRFKRENDERGRNARRVIRTIDALRQNGPLREGVPLSGGGLLFVLVDDYVSYLPKGMSGSIPDNRLLATALYLQEQGVDITFVTKDINARVKGDALGVRSEDLQRDTVDFDELYTGWTELDCKSSEIDAFYAEGHLELAGEFHPNEGVLLRNETNAKQTALGIYQGGSHRIERLRFEELHPWGLQALNLQQHFALELLMREDIQLVSMLGQAGTGKTLLALAVGLHKVAEEKSYRRIMVSRPIMPLGRDIGYLPGTKEEKLESWMEPIFDNLQYLVDPQLEQSTDKVDYLFDTGVIEVEAVTYIRGRSLPRLYILIDEAQNLTPHEVKTVVSRAGHDTKVVLTGDAYQIDNPYLDASSNGLTYLVERFKNESIYGHITLAKSERSRLASLAAALL from the coding sequence ATGACCGGCCGCTGCTTTCTCCTTGACACCAACGTCCTGCTGCACGATTCGACGGCCCTCGAGGCTTTCGAAGAGCACCATATCGTGATCACGGTGGACGTCCTCGAGGAGCTCGACCGCTTCAAACGCGAGAACGACGAGCGCGGACGCAACGCCCGCCGCGTCATTCGCACCATCGACGCCCTGCGCCAGAACGGTCCCCTGCGCGAAGGCGTCCCGCTCTCTGGCGGCGGGCTGCTCTTCGTGCTCGTCGACGACTACGTATCGTATCTGCCCAAGGGTATGTCCGGCAGCATTCCGGACAACCGCCTGCTGGCCACCGCGCTCTACCTCCAGGAGCAGGGCGTGGACATCACGTTCGTCACCAAGGACATCAATGCCCGCGTGAAGGGCGACGCTCTCGGCGTGCGTTCCGAGGACCTCCAGCGCGACACCGTCGACTTCGACGAGCTGTACACTGGCTGGACGGAGCTGGACTGCAAGAGTTCCGAGATCGACGCCTTCTACGCCGAGGGCCACCTGGAGCTGGCGGGGGAATTCCACCCCAACGAGGGCGTCCTGCTGCGCAACGAGACCAACGCGAAGCAGACCGCCCTCGGCATCTACCAGGGGGGTTCGCATCGGATCGAGCGGCTGCGCTTCGAGGAACTCCACCCGTGGGGCCTGCAGGCGCTGAACCTGCAGCAGCATTTCGCCCTGGAACTGCTCATGAGGGAGGATATCCAGCTGGTATCCATGCTGGGACAGGCCGGCACGGGCAAGACACTGCTGGCGCTGGCGGTGGGCTTGCACAAGGTCGCCGAGGAGAAATCGTACCGTCGGATCATGGTCTCGCGGCCGATCATGCCCCTGGGACGAGATATCGGCTACCTGCCCGGCACCAAGGAGGAAAAACTCGAGAGCTGGATGGAACCGATCTTCGACAACCTCCAGTATCTCGTCGATCCCCAGCTGGAGCAATCCACCGACAAGGTCGACTACCTGTTCGACACGGGCGTCATCGAGGTCGAGGCCGTCACCTACATACGCGGCCGCAGCCTGCCCCGTCTCTACATCCTTATCGACGAGGCCCAGAACCTGACCCCGCACGAGGTCAAGACCGTGGTCAGCCGCGCCGGACACGACACCAAAGTGGTGCTGACCGGCGACGCCTATCAGATCGACAATCCGTATCTCGACGCGTCCAGCAACGGTCTCACCTATCTGGTGGAGAGGTTCAAGAACGAGTCCATCTACGGCCACATCACGCTCGCCAAGAGCGAGCGGAGCCGACTGGCCAGCCTGGCCGCCGCACTGCTCTAG
- a CDS encoding SAM-dependent chlorinase/fluorinase, with amino-acid sequence MSGTVITLTSDFGLADPYVAEMKAVVLSECARYPHDRERPTLIDVSHEVPAHDIAAAGWLLARISARFPAGTVHLVVVDPGVGTARPAVAAGARGSYHVGPGNGLFSCLAEARDLAVVLLDRPEYTCGRREPAPTFHGRDLFTVVAAHLAMGAPLHQVGSPGGATDLGVLPEEDHADDGALGRVIWIDRFGNAITDIKRDSMQGRRLAAGAVLRLGEGVATGPVTTYGAAARGELIWYWGSGGDLELAVRGESAAAVWNWLPGLALHEVLP; translated from the coding sequence ATGAGCGGCACCGTGATCACCCTCACCAGCGATTTCGGCCTCGCCGATCCCTACGTGGCCGAGATGAAAGCGGTCGTCTTGTCCGAGTGCGCCAGGTATCCGCACGATCGCGAGAGGCCCACCCTCATCGATGTCTCCCACGAAGTGCCGGCCCATGACATCGCCGCCGCGGGCTGGCTGCTGGCCAGGATCTCGGCGCGGTTCCCCGCGGGCACGGTCCACCTGGTGGTCGTGGACCCGGGCGTGGGCACCGCCCGGCCCGCCGTTGCCGCCGGGGCGCGAGGAAGCTATCACGTCGGTCCCGGCAACGGCCTCTTCTCTTGCCTCGCCGAGGCCCGGGACCTCGCGGTCGTCCTGCTGGACAGGCCGGAATACACGTGCGGCCGTCGGGAGCCCGCTCCCACCTTCCACGGGCGCGATCTCTTCACCGTCGTCGCGGCCCACCTGGCCATGGGCGCGCCCCTGCACCAGGTCGGATCGCCCGGTGGCGCGACAGACCTGGGTGTCTTGCCTGAAGAGGATCACGCGGATGACGGCGCACTAGGTCGCGTGATCTGGATCGACCGGTTCGGCAACGCGATCACGGACATCAAGCGGGATTCCATGCAGGGCAGACGCCTCGCCGCCGGCGCCGTCCTGCGTTTGGGAGAAGGCGTCGCCACTGGTCCTGTGACCACATACGGCGCGGCAGCAAGGGGGGAGTTGATCTGGTACTGGGGCAGCGGGGGCGACCTGGAACTCGCCGTGCGGGGCGAAAGCGCCGCAGCTGTGTGGAACTGGCTGCCCGGATTGGCTTTGCACGAGGTCTTGCCGTAG
- a CDS encoding Na+/H+ antiporter NhaC family protein codes for MEHGWLSILPPLLAIGLALITRQVVLSLLLGVWVGALVLTGGNPLTALQRVGDTYLVNALADRSHAAIILFSTTLGGMVGILSRSGAMEGIVDALSRRVRSRRSGQTVTAVMGLAIFFDDYANTLLVGNTMRPLTDRLHISREKLAYLVDSTAAPVTTIAIISTWVGFEVGLIQDSLSRLAQEGSGYLFFLRSLPYNFYPILTLAMVFLVAGTGRDFGPMAKAEGRAAGGELLRPGAQPAADPMALARVADEAGPASPLLAAIPIATVVVLTVVGLWWHGRHELMMRGEAADSLREILNAADSLAVLMWSSLGGSLVAIALSVGARRLDLSGSVDAWLDGARAMLIAMVILILAWALGAVCDGLGTGPWLVDVSRDVLSPHLLPAISFLLAAAMSFSTGTSWGTMAILIPIILPLADALPADGGVTAQLRDVIALSSTSAVLAGAVFGDHCSPISDTTILSSMASGSDHVDHVRTQLPYALAAAGAAVCIGYLPAGFGVSPWISLAGGAALLAGLLRWRGRRAPPVLGADR; via the coding sequence ATGGAACACGGCTGGCTGTCCATCCTGCCACCCCTGCTCGCCATCGGCCTGGCGCTGATCACCCGGCAGGTCGTGCTCTCCCTGCTGCTCGGCGTATGGGTGGGGGCCCTGGTCCTGACCGGCGGCAATCCCCTGACGGCCTTGCAGCGCGTAGGCGACACCTACCTGGTCAACGCTCTCGCAGACAGATCCCACGCGGCCATCATCCTCTTCTCCACGACTCTCGGCGGCATGGTCGGCATCCTCTCGCGCAGCGGTGCGATGGAGGGCATCGTCGATGCGCTGTCGCGGCGCGTCCGCTCGCGGCGCAGCGGCCAGACGGTCACCGCGGTCATGGGGCTGGCCATCTTCTTCGACGATTACGCCAACACCCTGCTGGTCGGCAATACCATGCGCCCCCTGACCGACAGGTTGCACATTTCCCGGGAGAAACTTGCGTACCTGGTCGACAGCACCGCGGCGCCGGTGACGACCATCGCCATCATTTCCACCTGGGTCGGCTTCGAGGTGGGACTGATCCAGGATTCGTTGTCGCGCCTGGCGCAGGAGGGATCTGGTTACCTGTTCTTCCTACGTTCACTGCCCTACAACTTCTATCCGATCCTCACCCTGGCGATGGTTTTTCTGGTGGCCGGCACGGGCCGTGATTTCGGTCCCATGGCCAAGGCGGAGGGGCGTGCGGCGGGCGGCGAGCTGCTCCGGCCCGGCGCGCAACCCGCAGCCGATCCCATGGCACTCGCGCGCGTCGCCGACGAGGCCGGGCCGGCCTCGCCTCTGCTGGCGGCGATTCCCATCGCTACCGTCGTCGTCCTCACGGTTGTCGGTCTGTGGTGGCACGGGAGGCACGAGTTGATGATGCGGGGCGAGGCAGCCGACAGCCTGCGGGAGATTCTCAATGCGGCGGACAGCCTGGCGGTCCTGATGTGGTCGTCGCTCGGCGGATCGCTGGTGGCCATCGCGTTGTCGGTCGGCGCGCGTCGGCTGGATCTGAGCGGCAGCGTCGACGCCTGGCTGGACGGCGCGCGGGCGATGCTGATCGCCATGGTGATCCTGATCCTCGCGTGGGCGCTGGGTGCGGTCTGCGATGGACTCGGCACCGGGCCCTGGCTCGTCGACGTCAGCCGCGACGTGCTGTCGCCCCATCTGCTGCCCGCTATCTCCTTCCTGCTGGCCGCGGCCATGAGCTTCTCCACCGGCACCTCCTGGGGCACCATGGCCATCCTGATCCCGATCATCCTGCCGCTGGCCGACGCTCTGCCCGCGGACGGGGGCGTCACGGCGCAGTTGCGCGATGTCATCGCCTTGTCGTCGACCAGCGCCGTGCTGGCCGGCGCCGTCTTCGGCGATCACTGCTCGCCCATCTCCGACACGACGATCCTGTCCTCGATGGCCTCCGGCTCCGACCACGTGGATCACGTGCGTACCCAGTTGCCTTACGCGTTGGCCGCCGCCGGCGCGGCCGTCTGTATCGGCTATCTGCCTGCCGGCTTCGGGGTCTCGCCTTGGATCTCGCTGGCGGGCGGTGCGGCGTTGCTGGCTGGCCTGCTGCGGTGGCGGGGGAGACGGGCGCCGCCGGTGCTCGGTGCGGACCGATGA
- a CDS encoding inositol monophosphatase produces the protein MKPDSGELARLRGIAMAAGALQMAEQDRLRSIAYKSTTDMVTDLDKRVEALLVDLFAREFPDDGLLAEEGAVSEGTSGRVWQIDPLDGTTNYVHHHPFFAVSLGRVSAGGIDLAAVYAPELDELYLAGASAGAWLERPRRRTRLALPPREPVDLERALLATGFPYVRDELVVRNCELLKSFLLRRCHGVRRGGSAAIDLCHVASGRLDGYWEFSLNPWDLAAGSLVAREAGVVVSDFSGGDGYLDGSQILAAVPGLHATMLAIIREELLDPVR, from the coding sequence ATGAAGCCTGATAGCGGCGAGTTGGCTCGCTTGCGGGGAATAGCGATGGCGGCGGGTGCCCTGCAAATGGCCGAGCAGGACCGCCTGAGATCCATTGCCTACAAGTCGACCACGGACATGGTCACGGACCTGGACAAGCGCGTCGAGGCGTTGCTCGTCGATCTCTTCGCGCGCGAGTTTCCCGACGACGGATTGCTCGCGGAGGAGGGGGCGGTCAGCGAAGGCACCAGCGGGCGCGTCTGGCAGATAGATCCGCTGGACGGCACCACGAACTACGTGCATCACCATCCCTTTTTCGCCGTCTCCCTCGGGCGGGTGTCCGCAGGCGGGATCGATCTCGCAGCCGTCTACGCGCCCGAGCTGGACGAGCTCTATCTGGCCGGCGCCAGCGCCGGCGCCTGGCTGGAGCGTCCCCGGCGCCGCACGCGGCTTGCCCTGCCGCCGCGCGAGCCGGTGGATCTGGAACGGGCGCTGCTCGCCACGGGCTTCCCGTATGTCCGCGATGAACTGGTCGTACGCAACTGCGAACTGTTGAAATCCTTCCTGCTGCGACGGTGTCACGGCGTGCGGCGCGGCGGCAGCGCCGCCATCGATCTCTGCCACGTGGCGTCAGGCCGGCTGGACGGCTACTGGGAGTTCTCCCTCAATCCCTGGGATCTGGCTGCAGGCAGCCTTGTCGCGCGGGAGGCCGGCGTCGTGGTAAGCGATTTCTCCGGGGGCGACGGGTACCTCGACGGCAGCCAGATCCTGGCCGCCGTCCCGGGGCTGCACGCGACCATGCTCGCGATCATACGGGAGGAACTGCTTGATCCGGTCCGCTGA